The region TTAGTTTTTATCAATTTGAATTTGTTTTAAGTAATTAATAGAGGTTCAATGTCAAAATTTAGTGTATGGCGGAAGCGGAAATACATCATTATGTAGAATAGTAGCAACAAACAATGTAAATTGCATTTGCCAGCACTAATACATCATTGTTCATCATAACTTGCATGTTATTAAGGTAAAACAAAAAACACTATTTAAATGAGAAGAAAAAAACACATTAACATAAGAAATTAATCAAGAGAAGAAAGAACAATAAAAAAAAAGATGGAGATGGCAAATTATGCATGTTATAATGTATCATTTAGTCCTTCAAATAATATCTGGATGGCTGATGATATTATGATAAAACGCGTTCCTCTTTTGTGTCTCCAAATTGCTTATGATATTTTGGTTTCTCGGCTTTTCTACTTCGTCCTCAAGTCCCTTCGCGTGCCCCTCATTATTGCGCAGGTGTTAGTAAGTATTCATTCATCAtatatttctttctttcttttgtCAGTAaatttgaatcatcaatacaCATGATAGTTAGTCACATTGAATTTTCAACATAAAAACATATAAAAGTTCATACGTTAAGATTGCGTTGCATAAATGAGAgataaaaaatataataatttttgAACTTTATATAATGTAAGCTGGTTTTACTCTGAGTCCAAGTCTGTTGGGAAATTTCGAATGGATATTTTCCTTGTTTTACAGTCAATATGGAATCCTAGCCGTTGAAACCTTTGCAAACTTAGGAATAATGTACTATGTGTTCCTAAGTGGATTAGAAATGAATTCAGACACCATCTTAAGATCAAGGAAGAAAGGTACAAGCATAACAATTTCCGACATTGTGACGCCAATGTTATTTGGTATTGGATTTCTAGCTCTACAACAAAAATTTATAGATAAAAATGATGTTTTTGCACAAACACCAAAAGAAAATCAAGGCGAAGCATATTTATTCTAGTGTTTAGGACTTTTTGTAACAGGTTTCCCTGTCCTTGCAAGAATCTTAGCTAATCTTAAACTTTTATATACAAAGCTTGGAAAAGATACATTGAGAGCAGCTATGTTAACCGACGCATATGGTTGGGTTATGTTCACCTTGTTGATTCCTTATTCGACTAGAGGTGGAAAGTCTTATCTCCCAGTAATCTCTACTTTGATGTTCATAGTTTTTTGCTTTGCTGTGGTGAGACCTATCCTTACTCCAATCATTGAACACATAACAAGTATGAACACGTGGCAAAAATCACACTTGTTGGACGTGTTGACGAGAGTGTTTATTTGTTCGTACATTACAAATTCTCTCGGTACATATCCTATTGTTGGAGCTTTTGTGTTTGGATTAATTTTGCCTCATGGAAAGTTTGCTGATATGGTTTTGGAATTGTCGGCCGATTTTGTTTCTGAGATTCTGTGTCCTGTTTACTTTGTTGGATTTGGTTTTAGACTCAAGTTGTCTTTCCTTTTTAAGCAAAAGAATGCAGGTTTAATGTTGTTGATTACACTTTTGTTATGCACACCTAAATTTTTGAGCTCTGTGATTGTCACTTTCTTCTTCGGTATGCCTGCCCGAGATGGAGTTGCCATTGGATTGCTTCTCAACACCAAGGGTATCGTGCTTGTCATACTACTGAATGTTGCTTGGGACAAAAGGGTAATTTTAAACTACCAATTTTCTATTATGACATGATTTAAATCAAACAGCCTTTTAACCAAGttacttttttttttctttttgctttgCAGAGTTTGGATCCATATACTTTTATGGTTATGATGCTTGCTATTATAGTAATGACTATAATGGTTTCTCCCTTGATCAATGCAATATACAACCCAAAATTCCGATTCATGCCATTGCAATTAAGGACCGTGCAAAAACTGATGTTCGATGTGGAGCTTCGAATCGTCGCTTGTGTCCACAATGCTAAACATGCCAATAACATGATCCATGTCATTGAAGCCACAAATGCTACGAGACTTTCACTTATACATGTCTCTGTAGCTCACTTAGTTCAACTCACTAAACATGGCACAACTATTCTTGTTTCCCAAATGGATAATTCAAACGGCACGGTTGGTGGCGCAGAAACAACCAACTATGGATCACAATTAGTGTTTGAGAGCATAACTAACACATTTGAAGAACTCGTAGAACAATACAATGCGGTTAGGTTTGACATATCAAGTGTTGTCTCGTCCTACACAACTATCCATGAGGACATTTACAACGTTGCCGAAGAGAAATGCGCCAGCCTAATTCTCCTCCCCTTTCACAAAGAGCACTTAATAATAGAAGATGCTCCGAAAATAATCCACAATGAACATTGTGAGATAAACAAAAATGTTCTACAACAAGCACCTTGTTCAGTAGGGATCTTTGTGGATCGAGGTTTAGGATCATTGTTAGAAACAAAACAGCGCATTATAATGATTTTCATCGGTGGACCTGACGACCGTGAAGCCTTGTCTATTGCATGGAGAATGGCGGGGCATCCAGGAACACAATTACATGTTGTGACGATCAATCTGTTAGGTAAGGACGCAGAAGAAACAAAATTGAAAATGGAAAAAAGTAAGTCTCGTCACGGAATATTGTCGACGGTTATAGACAATGTGATGCAAAAAGAGTTGGATGAAGAGTATAATTTCCTTCAGGCACAAGGCAGTGAGCAATAACGATTCAATTGTTTACTCAAAGAAGGAAGTCCATTTGAATACGGGCGAAGAGATTCCAACGCTTCTTAACGATATTGATAAACCTGGATATGATTTGTACATTGTTGGACAAGGAAGTGGTAAGAACTCGGTGATTTTTTCGAGTTTGTTGGAATGGTGTGATCATCCTGAACTTGGTGTTATAGGTGACATGTTGGCTTCAACTAGTTTTGGTACGCAATTTTCTGTGCTTATTGTCCAACAGTATTTGGTTGGGAGAAAAAGCGTTATTAGAAAATGTCATGAAGTGAAAAGTGGTACTGAAAATTTGTAAAAGATTGATCGATGACACAAAGTTTTGGATTAATTAATATTTTGTATAGTTAGAATGATTTGTTTTcatatttttataaattaaatggttaatgtccatcctgtaaagccatttatttattatatcatatttcaatttatttttttaaaaattaaatcatTTTATGCGTCTGCCCGTACGTGCATTACATGTTTTAATACTATTACATGttttaatattattatatattttacTTGGATCAGatatttaatataatatattaaaataaaataacgTGCCTTTAAGCCAAAATAAGTATATCTAGACTTCTCAAAATGATTAGTCAATATGAGGCAATCCGTCATGGTCGAAAAATCATACAATTTACGCTTTAAAATTAGAatttatatttttcaaaattttttaATCAGATTCTAAAAATCATGCTACCCATTAGAGCTACTCCATATGAGTCGGGCAGTTCATTAAGCGCgcgcatatatatatatatatatatatatatatatatatatatatatatatatatatatatatatatatatatatatatatatatatatatatatatatatatatatattttcttgCTCCAAAATAAAACATCACAAAATTTATCTCTATTCTATTCAATCTTTATCTTTTAAATCTTATACATTAACATAATAAACACTCTTTCTTATATTCTATTAGTTTGTCTTACAAAAAATATTCGAATATTATTTTATACAATTTAGATATGTGTTGTATTTGAAAAAACATTATAGTATTTATAAAAgataatataatataatattttataaaattttttaaaataatataatttttaattttatttataataaatattacGAGGTCtttgttttaattttttattaaaaaaaaatcatttagAGTTGGATAGTCCGAAGTCCATCTAGGACCAGGTTGAGTTAGTAACTTTCGAGCTTATATTACAATTGAGGTTTTTTTGGCCCATCCTAAAAAATTTGAGGCCCGCCAAGACTGGTCTGCTTAGGTCGGTTAGCCCATTTTGATAGCTTTAACTACATCTTTTGAAAGATAGAGATACGTTTAAGCTTTTACTCATGCACCATATGTTTTTTTTCTCATGTACCATGAGTTTTGCATTTTGGACTGAACAATTAAAGTGTATAAAGTCATTAGATTTTACTTCTACTGGAAGTTAGATTTCACTTCTAGTGGAAGTTCAATATTTTTGGGAATTTTTTTTCACTCTTATGGTGTGGTTCACGCTTCTGAAAATCCAAAATTGATCTCACGTGTTTTCATGATGCATCTTCGGACGCATCTTTAATCGCTTTACCCTTTGTAAATCAAACAACCACCTTGTTAGACGATAAACTTATATATCTAGAGGAGgaggagggggggggggggggggggggggtgaatagatctCAAGTTAAAAATTTATTCGAAAATTTGACATAGAAAAATTTATGGCGCAAaaacaagtttcaaatatttctcAGATCAAGAATTGTCTAACCGAACCTACTATTGAATAGCCCAGATATGCGTAAAGGTGTCAATAttatgataataatccacaagtcaatCAACAACGACTAAAAacaactaattgaatactctacaATAGTAAAAACTATCTCGAATGATGCACACACAAAAATGTTAGTTGAAACAAATTGTCGAACATTTTACGTGCGACTAACAAAGTTTGAatgtttgtatattgtttgtagttcttagaaatccaatcacTATCAATCCTTAGGGGTGTGACTTTCTTCCCAATTACCCACTTTCACAACCAATTATACGGCGGTATTAACGCAACACATTGACGAAAGCAGCCATGAAATGGTTCATATACTTGTCCAACATATGGGGACAATATTCAATCCTCTAATCCAAAATACTACCCAAACTAATCAGCAAAATGCTCAGACTAATCAATAATTGGCAGTGTAGATAACGCGAATTGCAGATTTCTTTGGTGTCACTCAAGCGCCAGTTCGACAACCTCATCGAGAATGGATGGTAGAGAACCGGGGTTTGATCTTAGGAGAAGACCCAACAATAAATCAGATCCAACAGTTTGTACCCAATGGTGTCAAAGTCGACCAGAGAGAACCCCGTAGGGTCAAACAACAAATACCTAGGGAAAGAGAAGCCCCAAGAATAGTGATAGTCAATCGAAACTGAGTCTCAAAGAAAACATAATATGAAATCACTAGTAGAAAAATAACTTTATAATTATTGATATCATAcctatttattttttaaaaaaatataaaaattatataCAGTGACATTTTTGTATTTATAATGAAAATTGTAGTTTTAGTGTTACTCATTAATACCAATTTTTTAGAAAAACAAGTGTCTAAGTACTTTTAAAACAAAACAATTTGTTTAATATAAGATATTTGATTTTAAAGAAAGTAagtataaaaataaaaaaaaacaataaataGATACATATAAAACAATACCGgatattaaaaaaattaaatgtGATAGCATAATTAAATTTTGTGCCTTATTTAGAAAAACTAAATATATTCATAAACTAGTTTATAAATATGATATcaaaattatataaataaatgAAACTAAATTTTTAGAAAAACAAATGTCTAATGTATGTTActtttaaaacaaataaatatgTTTAACATAGGTTACTTGATTTTAAGGAAAATAAgtataaatatatatatatatatatatatatatatatatatatatatatatatatatatatatatatatatatatatatatatatatatatatatatatatatatatatatatatatatatatatatatatatatatatatatatatatatatatatatatatatatatataattattaaaaatattatatatgaTAGAAAAATTAAACTTTCTACCTgatttgaaaaaaataaatatattcaTAAACCAACCAAGTAAATTCCACTTATAAATATGATAccaaaattaaataaataaaagataCCCAATTTTAGAAAAACAAGTGTCTAATATATTTTACttttaaaacaaataaatttttatttAGTAAATACTCaattattttatattaatatcattaaatattaattattaccccattaaattaaatatattgTTTTGTAATAtctaattattttattaaatcaaTCTTAAATATTAGTTATAAATGTAATACAAAGTTTTATTATAGTCATTTTTAAGGTTTCTTTTtgtattttaattattttattttcaatttttatttatttattcaatcaaataattttctttataattttataaaattttgCAACTTCTATTATTTTTATTGATGTAACAAAAATCCTAAGGATAAAAAGAGTAataaaaataatatcatcattgttaaacatatttatttttatataacACTGTAGTTAAAAAAACTTGACTCCACTAATTAGAATCTCTCTCTCTATATATGATATTAGAAAAATTAAATGTGATAACAAAATTAAACTTTGTATCTGATTCagaaaattaaatatatttcTGAACAACCAATAGAATCCTGTTTATAAATGTGATAGcaaaatattaataaattattaaagttgaCTTAGAGAATTCCGCTTCTTTGTAAAATGTGGGCTTTTGAAAAACCTAAGCTTTT is a window of Lathyrus oleraceus cultivar Zhongwan6 chromosome 6, CAAS_Psat_ZW6_1.0, whole genome shotgun sequence DNA encoding:
- the LOC127098359 gene encoding cation/H(+) antiporter 15, giving the protein MLTDAYGWVMFTLLIPYSTRGGKSYLPVISTLMFIVFCFAVVRPILTPIIEHITSMNTWQKSHLLDVLTRVFICSYITNSLGTYPIVGAFVFGLILPHGKFADMVLELSADFVSEILCPVYFVGFGFRLKLSFLFKQKNAGLMLLITLLLCTPKFLSSVIVTFFFGMPARDGVAIGLLLNTKGIVLVILLNVAWDKRSLDPYTFMVMMLAIIVMTIMVSPLINAIYNPKFRFMPLQLRTVQKLMFDVELRIVACVHNAKHANNMIHVIEATNATRLSLIHVSVAHLVQLTKHGTTILVSQMDNSNGTVGGAETTNYGSQLVFESITNTFEELVEQYNAVRFDISSVVSSYTTIHEDIYNVAEEKCASLILLPFHKEHLIIEDAPKIIHNEHCEINKNVLQQAPCSVGIFVDRGLGSLLETKQRIIMIFIGGPDDREALSIAWRMAGHPGTQLHVVTINLLGKDAEETKLKMEKSKSRHGILSTVIDNVMQKELDEEYNFLQAQGSEQ